A region from the Alnus glutinosa chromosome 5, dhAlnGlut1.1, whole genome shotgun sequence genome encodes:
- the LOC133868542 gene encoding trihelix transcription factor ENAP1-like isoform X1, whose product MGDLTETLTPSPAPAASQSRPLPVREDCWSEDATSTLVDAWGRRYMELNRGNLRQKDWQDVADAVNALHGHTKKTHRTDVQCKNRIDTIKKKYKIEKARVSSSDGTLTSSWPFFERLDALIGSSVSAKKPPPPTQPSRSLSPSPPVAVPLYPKKPPPSLNYTAVVLQQKRPSPATDEGYFRRNYSAMAAAAAAAEDADDVEEEEEEEEDEEEEPEEERETSEVEEREGMRRLARAIERFGEVYERVERDKLRQMVELEKQRMQFAKDLEVQRMNMFMDTQVQLERIKHGKRSRSNGPVTRYGKNHHCVFGMYQKYHLLISSWFKLLNVKVICLGNLWPIF is encoded by the exons ATGGGCGACTTAACGGAGACCCTGACGCCGTCACCGGCCCCGGCCGCCTCGCAATCGCGGCCTTTACCCGTTCGCGAGGACTGCTGGAGCGAGGACGCCACTTCCACGCTGGTCGACGCTTGGGGACGCCGTTATATGGAGCTGAACCGTGGGAACCTCCGTCAGAAGGACTGGCAGGATGTGGCGGACGCCGTCAACGCCCTCCACGGCCACACCAAGAAAACGCACCGGACCGACGTGCAGTGTAAGAACCGTATCGACACCATTAAGAAGAAGTACAAAATCGAGAAGGCTAGGGTTTCGTCATCCGACGGAACGCTAACCTCCTCGTGGCCTTTCTTCGAGCGCCTCGACGCTCTCATCGGATCCAGTGTGTCCGCCAAAAAACCACCGCCTCCGACGCAGCCTTCCCGCTCCTTGTCGCCGTCGCCTCCGGTCGCTGTTCCTCTTTACCCCAAGAAACCGCCGCCTTCGCTCAATTACACGGCCGTTGTGCTGCAGCAGAAGAGGCCATCTCCGGCGACCGACGAGGGGTACTTCAGGAGGAACTACTCGGCGATGGCGGCAGCTGCGGCCGCGGCGGAGGACGCGGATGacgtggaggaggaggaggaggaggaggaggatgaggaagaggagccggaggaggagagagagacGTCGGAGGTGGAGGAGAGAGAGGGGATGAGGAGGTTGGCGAGGGCGATAGAGAGGTTCGGAGAGGTTTACGAGAGGGTGGAGAGGGATAAGCTGAGGCAGATGGTGGAATTGGAGAAGCAGAGGATGCAGTTCGCCAAGGATTTGGAGGTGCAGAGGATGAATATGTTCATGGACACGCAGGTTCAGCTCGAGAGGATCAAGCATGGCAAGCGTTCCAGATCCAATG GCCCTGTAACAAGGTATGGAAAAAATCATCACTGTGTATTTGGCATGTACCAAAAGTATCATCTCCTCATCAGTAGCtggtttaaacttttaaatGTGAAGGTCATCTGCCTGGGAAACTTGTGGCCCATCTTTTAG
- the LOC133868542 gene encoding trihelix transcription factor ENAP1-like isoform X3 encodes MGDLTETLTPSPAPAASQSRPLPVREDCWSEDATSTLVDAWGRRYMELNRGNLRQKDWQDVADAVNALHGHTKKTHRTDVQCKNRIDTIKKKYKIEKARVSSSDGTLTSSWPFFERLDALIGSSVSAKKPPPPTQPSRSLSPSPPVAVPLYPKKPPPSLNYTAVVLQQKRPSPATDEGYFRRNYSAMAAAAAAAEDADDVEEEEEEEEDEEEEPEEERETSEVEEREGMRRLARAIERFGEVYERVERDKLRQMVELEKQRMQFAKDLEVQRMNMFMDTQVQLERIKHGKRSRSNGSL; translated from the exons ATGGGCGACTTAACGGAGACCCTGACGCCGTCACCGGCCCCGGCCGCCTCGCAATCGCGGCCTTTACCCGTTCGCGAGGACTGCTGGAGCGAGGACGCCACTTCCACGCTGGTCGACGCTTGGGGACGCCGTTATATGGAGCTGAACCGTGGGAACCTCCGTCAGAAGGACTGGCAGGATGTGGCGGACGCCGTCAACGCCCTCCACGGCCACACCAAGAAAACGCACCGGACCGACGTGCAGTGTAAGAACCGTATCGACACCATTAAGAAGAAGTACAAAATCGAGAAGGCTAGGGTTTCGTCATCCGACGGAACGCTAACCTCCTCGTGGCCTTTCTTCGAGCGCCTCGACGCTCTCATCGGATCCAGTGTGTCCGCCAAAAAACCACCGCCTCCGACGCAGCCTTCCCGCTCCTTGTCGCCGTCGCCTCCGGTCGCTGTTCCTCTTTACCCCAAGAAACCGCCGCCTTCGCTCAATTACACGGCCGTTGTGCTGCAGCAGAAGAGGCCATCTCCGGCGACCGACGAGGGGTACTTCAGGAGGAACTACTCGGCGATGGCGGCAGCTGCGGCCGCGGCGGAGGACGCGGATGacgtggaggaggaggaggaggaggaggaggatgaggaagaggagccggaggaggagagagagacGTCGGAGGTGGAGGAGAGAGAGGGGATGAGGAGGTTGGCGAGGGCGATAGAGAGGTTCGGAGAGGTTTACGAGAGGGTGGAGAGGGATAAGCTGAGGCAGATGGTGGAATTGGAGAAGCAGAGGATGCAGTTCGCCAAGGATTTGGAGGTGCAGAGGATGAATATGTTCATGGACACGCAGGTTCAGCTCGAGAGGATCAAGCATGGCAAGCGTTCCAGATCCAATG GTTCACTGTGA
- the LOC133868542 gene encoding trihelix transcription factor ENAP1-like isoform X2, translating into MGDLTETLTPSPAPAASQSRPLPVREDCWSEDATSTLVDAWGRRYMELNRGNLRQKDWQDVADAVNALHGHTKKTHRTDVQCKNRIDTIKKKYKIEKARVSSSDGTLTSSWPFFERLDALIGSSVSAKKPPPPTQPSRSLSPSPPVAVPLYPKKPPPSLNYTAVVLQQKRPSPATDEGYFRRNYSAMAAAAAAAEDADDVEEEEEEEEDEEEEPEEERETSEVEEREGMRRLARAIERFGEVYERVERDKLRQMVELEKQRMQFAKDLEVQRMNMFMDTQVQLERIKHGKRSRSNDMYS; encoded by the coding sequence ATGGGCGACTTAACGGAGACCCTGACGCCGTCACCGGCCCCGGCCGCCTCGCAATCGCGGCCTTTACCCGTTCGCGAGGACTGCTGGAGCGAGGACGCCACTTCCACGCTGGTCGACGCTTGGGGACGCCGTTATATGGAGCTGAACCGTGGGAACCTCCGTCAGAAGGACTGGCAGGATGTGGCGGACGCCGTCAACGCCCTCCACGGCCACACCAAGAAAACGCACCGGACCGACGTGCAGTGTAAGAACCGTATCGACACCATTAAGAAGAAGTACAAAATCGAGAAGGCTAGGGTTTCGTCATCCGACGGAACGCTAACCTCCTCGTGGCCTTTCTTCGAGCGCCTCGACGCTCTCATCGGATCCAGTGTGTCCGCCAAAAAACCACCGCCTCCGACGCAGCCTTCCCGCTCCTTGTCGCCGTCGCCTCCGGTCGCTGTTCCTCTTTACCCCAAGAAACCGCCGCCTTCGCTCAATTACACGGCCGTTGTGCTGCAGCAGAAGAGGCCATCTCCGGCGACCGACGAGGGGTACTTCAGGAGGAACTACTCGGCGATGGCGGCAGCTGCGGCCGCGGCGGAGGACGCGGATGacgtggaggaggaggaggaggaggaggaggatgaggaagaggagccggaggaggagagagagacGTCGGAGGTGGAGGAGAGAGAGGGGATGAGGAGGTTGGCGAGGGCGATAGAGAGGTTCGGAGAGGTTTACGAGAGGGTGGAGAGGGATAAGCTGAGGCAGATGGTGGAATTGGAGAAGCAGAGGATGCAGTTCGCCAAGGATTTGGAGGTGCAGAGGATGAATATGTTCATGGACACGCAGGTTCAGCTCGAGAGGATCAAGCATGGCAAGCGTTCCAGATCCAATG